The proteins below come from a single Aptenodytes patagonicus chromosome 2, bAptPat1.pri.cur, whole genome shotgun sequence genomic window:
- the ASTE1 gene encoding single-strand DNA endonuclease ASTE1 — MGIQGLTGFVEERGAFFTELRVRDTKLVIDGSSLYHRLCFASAVDFRRGGDYGPFAAAVRDFFGSLRACRVAPFVVLDGGRGADDRKLPTLRGRAAERLRAAHGLSRGDGGCLVPLLTREAFVQALGRLGVPFVQCFAEADREIAGLANRWGCPVLSLDSDFCVFDLAAGYCPLTHFQWQSVCAGEGAQGCYVPARCFSAEKFCRHFSHLNKSLLPLFAVMNGNDYIDLAALEVFFSKVRLPRGCAAGKGGKHVRLQGLLNWLSQFAEPAEAIDNVLKYLKKHQREETKELLCASMEDYTPSDVNLEDFFQTGKYECEAARKADLPRWVLDALAKGKLAPFISDALILRSTFLHVQVENMQRPSAHSTALPIRQVIYGLLLKVSQNAEAASPSKQTNELPVVCEFDRLQKTLKKTFVQAASLPTDFCDDHFPLDKLTEVPTSCRQMLLLETLGVKMSLLESIPSHLQLPVAVTCYWICCSEPKVKLHQLKALLLMIVSGELHRITNDPDLTVLRAEDDSIAYNEFLKWKEKKLQNKDFDLDAAHSFCQWQCCLQMGLYLNQLLCSPLSEPDLSRLYTGTLVHKLYQELKSTPSVENLFSFSPKMTQLYQVLLNTVESTLSPDFFQKMTKTKSESCKKKKASKKKKKAIRSAIPETQHLCNVNRFASLGVDD; from the exons atgGGCATCCAGGGGCTGACGGGCTTCGTGGAGGAGCGCGGGGCGTTCTTCACCGAGCTGCGGGTGAGGGACACCAAGCTGGTGATCGACGGGAGCAGCCTCTACCACCGGCTGTGCTTCGCCTCCGCCGTCGACTTCCGCCGCGGCGGCGACTACGGCCCCTTCGCGGCGGCCGTGCGCGACTTTTTCGGCAGCCTGCGGGCCTGCCGCGTCGCCCCCTTCGTGGTGCTGGACGGCGGGCGCGGCGCCGACGACAGGAAGCTGCCCACGctgcggggccgcgccgccgagAGGCTGCGGGCGGCCCACGGCCTCTCCCGCGGCGACGGCGGCTGCCTGGTGCCGCTGCTGACCCGCGAGGCCTTCGTGCAGGCGCTGGGCCGGCTGGGCGTGCCCTTCGTCCAGTGCTTCGCCGAGGCCGACCGGGAGATCGCCGGCCTGGCCAACCGCTGGGGCTGCCCCGTCCTCTCCCTCGATAGCGACTTCTGCGTCTTCGACCTGGCGGCCGGCTACTGCCCCCTGACCCACTTCCAGTGGCAGAGCGTGTGCGCGGGAGAGGGGGCGCAGGGCTGCTACGTTCCCGCTCGCTGCTTTTCCGCGGAGAAGTTCTGCAGGCACTTCAGTCACCTGAACAAAAGCCTGCTCCCTCTCTTTGCCGTCATGAACGGGAACGACTATATTGACCTGGCAGCTCTCGAGGTGTTCTTCAGCAAGGTGCGCTTGCCGAGGGGGTGCGCGGCGGGGAAGGGCGGGAAGCACGTCCGCCTCCAGGGGCTTCTGAACTGGCTGTCGCAGTTTGCCGAGCCCGCCGAGGCTATCGACAATGTGCTGAAATACCTGAAGAAACACCAGAGGGAAGAAACAAAGGAGCTTCTGTGCGCTTCGATGGAGGATTATACTCCGTCTGACGTGAATCTTGAGGACTTTTTTCAGACTGGGAAGTATGAATGTGAGGCTGCCAGGAAAGCAGACTTACCACGGTGGGTACTCGATGCTTTGGCAAAAGGTAAGCTGGCCCCATTCATCAGCGATGCCCTGATACTAAGAAGTACCTTCCTCCACGTTCAGGTGGAGAACATGCAGAGACCTAGCGCACACAGCACAGCTTTGCCCATTCGACAAGTTATCTATGGACTGCTTCTGAAAGTATCTCAAAACGCTGAAGCTGCTTCTCCAAGTAAGCAGACCAACGAGCTGCCAGTTGTATGTGAATTTGACAGACTCCAAAAGACGCTTAAAAAAACATTTGTTCAAGCAGCAAGCCTACCCACAGATTTTTGTGATGATCATTTTCCTTTGGACAAGTTAACGGAG gtgCCCACATCATGCCGTCAGATGCTTTTGCTAGAGACTCTAGGAGTGAAAATGAGTTTGCTAGAATCTATCCCCAGTCACTTACAACTCCCCGTTGCTGTAACGTGTTACTGGATATGTTGTTCAGAACCAAAAGTTAAGTTGCATCAATTAAAGGCTTTACTTCTAATGATAGTATCTGGAGAACTGCACAGAATAACAAATGATCCAG ATCTCACAGTTTTACGTGCTGAAGATGACAGTATTGCATATAATGAATTtctaaaatggaaggaaaagaaattgcaaaataaagACTTTGATTTAGATGCTGCACACAGTTTTTGCCAGTGGCAGTGCTGTCTTCAGATGGGATTGTATCTCAACCAGCTACTTTGCTCTCCTCTCTCTGAGCCAGACCTAAGTAG GCTTTACACTGGGACCCTTGTGCACAAACTGTATCAAGAGCTTAAATCAACACCTTCAGTGGAAAATCTGTTTAGTTTCTCTCCAAAAATGACTCAACTTTATCAGGTTTTGTTAAATACAGTGGAGTCAACCCTATCTCCAGACTTCTTTCAGAAGATGACCAAGACCAAATCTGAGTCCTGCAAAAAGAAGAAAGcgtctaagaagaaaaaaaaggccatcAGGTCTGCTATACCAGAAACTCAGCATTTATGCAATGTTAATAGGTTTGCATCACTTGGAGTGGATGACTGA